GGTAGCGGCTGCCACCCCTACCTCCTCCAGCACGTAGGCCCGCTCGCCGTGCTGGCTCACGTCCACCCCCACCAGCTCCTCCTCTTCCTTCACCCGCAGCCCCATCAGTACGTCCAGGGCCTTCAGCAGTAGGAAGGTGACGGTGAAGGAATAGCCCCAGGTGGCGCCCACGCCGGCCAGTTGGGCCAGGAGCTGTTCCGGACGCCCATCGATGACGCCGCCAACGCCGCCCTGGAACCCGGCCACGCTGGTGATGGCCGAGGTGGCGAAGATGCCGGTGGCGATGGCACCCCAGGTGCCGCCCATCCCGTGCACCGCCCACACGTCCAAAGCGTCGTCGAAGCCCAGTCGCGAGCGCAGGCGGGTGGCGCCGAAGCACAGAACGCCAGCCACCGCTCCGATGATGATGGCCGGAAAGATGTTCAGGTAGCCGTCGGTGTTGGGCCAGGCGCCTATATAGCCGGCGGCGGGGGTGATGGCTACCAGGCCGGCCACGGCGCCCGACGCAGCCCCCACCACGCTGGGCTTGCCGATGACGGCCCAGCTGGCCAGCATCCAGGCCACTGCGCCGGCAGCGGCGGCGGTGTTGGTCTGCAGAAAGGCGTTGCTGGCCGCTCCGCCTGCCGCCAGGGCGCTGCCAGCGTTGAAGCCGAACCAGCCGAACCACAGCAGCCCCGCCCCCAGCACCACGAAGGGGATGTTGTGGGGCTCCATCGGCTCCTTCCCGTAGCCCAGGCGACGTCCGAACAGCAGGGCTGCCGCCAGGGCGGCGATGCCCGAGTTGATGTGGACCACGGTGCCCCCGGCGAAGTCGTAGGCCCCCAGGCCGCCCAGGGTGCCGAGCCACCCCTCCTTGCCCCACGCCCAGTGGGCGACCGGCGCGTAGACCAACGTCATCCACAGGACGGTGAAGACGAGGAAGGTGCTGAACCTGGCGCGTTCGGCGAAGGCGCCCGTTATCAGGGCCGGCGTGATGATGGCGAACATCATCTGGAAGAGCATGTAGGCCTGGTGGGGCACGGTGGCGGCGTAGTCGGCGTTGGGCTCGGCCCCTACCAGCCTCATGCCGAACCAGGACAGGTCGCCGATGAAGCCGCCCTTGTCGGGGCCGAAGGCCAGCGAGTAGCCCCACAGGACCCAGACCAGGCTGGCCACCCCCATGATGATGAAGCTGTGCATGATGGTGGACAGGACGTTCTTGCTCCGCACCAGGCCCCCGTAGAAGAAGGCCAGGCCAGGAGTCATCAGCAGCACCAGGGCTGCCGAGACCAGGAGCCAGGCGGTGTCGCCGGTGTCTATCTGCGGCATGGCACACCCTCCCTGTTACGGTCTTCACGACCCAGTAAAGGGCGAGGGCGGCCCTGGCGGGTTACGAGGCCATTACGGCGCTGTTACAGATGGGTTACGGCTACTCCCCGGCGGGCCGAAAGCGGTAGCCAACGTTGCGCACGGTCTCGATGTACGTGTGGTGCCCCGTCTCCAGCTTGGCCCGCAGGCGCCGCACGTGCACGTCCACGGTGCGGGTGCCGCCGTAGAACTCGTAGCCCCAGACCTTGTTCAGCAGCTCTTCCCGACTGAAGACACGGCCGGGGTTGGAGGCGAGGAAGCGCAACAGCTCGTATTCCTTGTACGTGAGGTGCACGGGTCGGCCGCCCACGAAGACGCGGTAGCTGGCCAGATCGATAACCAGGTCGCCCTGGCGCAGAAGGTGGCGGGCGTCCACCCTGGCCTTGCGCCACAGGACCTGGCGCACGCGGGCGGTGACCTCGGCGGCGGTGGCGCTGCGCAGGGCGAAGTCGTCCAGCCCCAGGGTGGGGTCCAGGGAGGCCAACTGCTCCGGCGACACCAGGGCGAGGAAGGCCGTCTCGGCCCGGGCGGGGTGGGCCGAGAGGAAGGCCCGCAGGTCGAAGCCCTCGCCCAGGCTGGGGAGGTCGAGGACGACGACGTCGGGAGAGGCGGCCAGGGCCTCCTCCAGGGCGGGGGCCTCGGGCGGGGCTACGACCACGGCGAAGCCCTCGGGCCGCAGAGCTTCAGCCAGGGCCTGCATGGGCCCCTGATCGTAGGAGACGATAAGTACCTGAAAGGAGGAGGGCATGGCTTTCTCACCAGGTTCAATCAAGTATACCCCTGCTTTCCGCCACAGGCCAGGGCCGTCCGCTCCGCTTTCGAGGCCCCACGAGCGGTCCGGGCAGGGTCGTGGCCGGCTCGAGCCCGTCGTCGGCGGACGGTGGCACAGCGTGGATACCCCGGTCCGGGCCGGTCCCGGGGGCGCGGGTGCCGCTCTGCCCAGTGCCCCCTGTGGGTCCCGACGGCCCGAAGTTGACCCACCCCTTCGCCGCCCCCTAAGATGGGCAGAGGCCGGAAGGCGGCACGGTTCTGGCTCGGATACGTCGTCGCGCCCCTCGGGGTGCCCTCTGCGGGAGGTGAGGCTTGCGCGTCCTGGTCACCGGCGGTGCCGGTTACGTGGGGTCGGTGCTGGTGCCCATGCTCCTCGACCACGGCCATCAGGTGCGGGTGGTGGACTGGGGCATGTTCGGGCTGGAGCACGTGGACCCTCGTGCCGAGCTGGTGGTGGCCGACGTCCTGGACTTCCGCCCCCAGTGGCTGGAAGGGGTCGATGCCGTGGTCCACCTGGCGGGGCTGTCCAATGACCCCATGGCCGCCTTCAGCCCCACCCTCAACTACGTGCTGAATGCCGCCGGCACCGCAGTGGTAGCCCAGGCCGCCCGCGAGGCGGGCATCGGACGCTTCGTGTTCTCTTCCACCTGCTCCGTCTACGGCTTCCGTCCGGAGGGCGAGGCCGACGAGACGGACGAGACGCGCCCCACCTTCCCCTACGCCATCTCCAAGCTCATGGCCGAGCGCAGCCTCCTCTGCCTGGAGGACGAGAGCTTTCGTCCCATCATCCTGCGCTTCGGCACCATAGTGGGCTGGAGCCCCAGGCTGCGCTTCGACCTGGTGGTGAACACCATGGTCAAGACGGCCCTAAGCCAGGGCCGCATCGTCGTCTTCAATCCCGATATCTGGCGCCCCCTCCTGGATGTCGAGGACGCGGCCCGTGCCTACCTGCTGGCCCTGGCAGCGCCGCGGGAGGTGAGGGGCGTCTTCAACGTGGCGGCCGAGAACTACAGCCTGCCACGTCTGGCCGAGGAGGTGGCCGCCGCCCTGCATGACCTGGGCGTGTCGGCGGAGGTGCAGGTGGAGCATCGGCCCGACGTGCGCAGCTACCGTGTCTCCACCGCCCGGGCGAGGGATGTCCTGGGCTTCCGCCCCTGCCGGACCATGGCCGACACGGTGCGCACCCTGGTATCGCGGATCCGCGAGGCGGGCATCCGCGATTTCGACGATCCCCGCTATTACAACATCGAGGGCATGAAGCGGTTTCTGGCCGAGGGTCGCACCCCCTGGGCCGCCGTCCATGCCCTGGGCAGTGCCGAAGGGGGCCGCTGACCGTCATGGGGCCGGTGGCCGTCCTGGGGGCCACGGGCCAGCTGGGCTCCGACCTGTGCCGCCTGCTGGCCGAGAAGGGCCTGCCGTGCTTCCCCCTGGCCCACGCCGACCTGGACGTCTGTCAGCATGAGGAGGTCTCCCGTGTCCTGAAGGGGCTGAGGCCCCGGGTGGTGGTCAACTGCGCTGCCTTCCACCATGTGGAGCGGTGCGAGGAGGAGCCGGAGCGGGCCTTCGCCGTCAATGCCCTGGCGGTGCGCAACCTGGCCCTGGTCTGCCGCGACCTGGGCGCCCTGCTGGTTCACATCAGCACCGACTACGTGTTCGACGGCGAGAAAGGGTCGCCCTACGTCGAGGGCGACCCCGTCTCCCCCCTCAACGCCTACGGCGTCTCCAAGGCGGCGGGGGAGTTCTTTCTGCGCGCCCTGTGCCCGGAGCACATCATCGTGCGCACCTCGGGCCTCTATGGCCATCGTGGCTCCAGCGTCAAGGGGGGCAACTTTGTGGAGACGATGCTCCGGCTGGGGGCCGAGCAGGGAGAGGTATGGGTGGTCACAGACCAGGCCCTGTCCCCCACCTATACCCGCGACCTGGCCCGGGGCCTGTGGGCGGTGGTGGAGGCGGGCGGCCGCGGCACCTACCACATCGTCAACTCCGGCCACTGCAGCTGGTACGAGTTCGCCTGTGCCATCTTCGGGCTGGCGGGGATGGAGGTGCGGGTGCACCCCGTGACCTCTGACCATTTCCCGGGGCGCGCCCGCCGCCCTCGCCTGTCGGCCCTGGAGAGCGTCCGGCTGGGGGAGCTGGGCCTGTCACCCCTCCGTCCCTGGCGGGAGGCCCTCGCCCACTACCTGGCCGGACGAGAGGCCAACGGGAGGTGACCGGCATGGACGCCTATGGCAACTTGCTCCACCTGAAGGCGGTGGAGGGCTTTGCAGAAGTGCGGGACGTGGCCCGCCGCTACGACGACGACCGCGGTCGTCGCTACTGCGACATCTTCGGCACCGTGACGGGCGACATCAACATCACCTACTGCTATCCGGGGGTCATCACCGCCTGGCATGCCCACCGCCGTCAGTACGACGAGTGGTTCGTCATAAAGGGGGCGCTGAAGGTGGGGCTGGCCATCCCCAACGGGGACGGCACCTACCGCTGGACGTTCGTGGTGCTTTCCGAGTACGACGGCAAGGTGCTGCGCATCCCGCCGGGGGTGCTGCACGGCTGGCGCAACTTCACCAACGAGGTCGCCATCCTCATGTACCACATCTCGGAGAAGTACGATCCCCAAGACCCCGACGAACTGCGCTTCACCCTGGACGAGGTGGGCGCTGACTGGTCAACGCCCGTCAAGTAGCGCTCCCCGGTGCCACAAGGGGATTAGGGACCGCAGGCCTAGGCCCGTATGCTGGCGGCGTCGACAGCCAGGAGGTGCCAGCTGTGGCCTTGCGCCTGTACGGAGACGCCGCCGCCCAGAGGACGACCAGCACCATCGTCTACGCGCCGGGGCTGGCCGATAGCGGCGATATGGAGCCGGGGACGCGGAGCATCACCGCCACCAGCCGCCCGTCTTCGGCCGACTACAGCGTCAGCGTGTCCGTGCCGCCGCCGCCCGATCCCCGGGTGACGGTGCTGAGGATGGGGGTGAGGGCGCGGGTGGGGATAGCTAACTTCGGTGGCAGTCCCGCCGCCGGCGCCCTCTTCTATGCGTTGCGGGTCAACGGTGTCGACCGCCTCAGCGGCTCCTGGACTGCCCCGGGCAACCAGACGGCGGTCGAAGACCTTCAGCCAGGGGCCTTCAACCTCGGCTCCCCCAACCTGCTGGAGCTGTTCCTGTGGGTCGACCGGGGGCAGGTGGACGTCAACCTGGCCCAGGTCTGGCTGGCCGTGGGCAGCAAGCAGTCGTCCAACGCCATGGCTCCCGTCGTCCAGGTCAGGCACCAGGGCCTCGCGTCCCTGGTGGCCCAGGTGGACGTGGCCGGGGCCGGCAGCCCCACCATCGCTCTGTCCCATCCGCAGCAGCCTGCGCTGGAGATGGCAGTGGTGCAGGGGGCGGGCCTCCGCCTGCGGGTGCCGTGCGCGCTGGTGGAAAACCCCGTGCTGCTGGTGGGCGGCAGCGTGGCCACTGACCTGAACTACCTGCGGGGCCTGGTCCTCACCCTGGAAGAGCCTGCTTAGCCCCGGGCGGGGCGCATGGGCCTTCGGACAGCTATACTGGCGCCAGGAGGGCTGAAAGGCCCTCATGAGGCGTCAGGCATTGTTGGCCCACTGGCAGCGCTCGCTCCTGGACTCCCTGCGGAGGTGGCGGGCTGTCCATCGCCTGGGATTTCCCCCCGAGCGCCTGGCCCAGGTTCGGACGAGGGACGGCCAGTCCCTGTTGGTGCCGGGCGAGTGCGTGGAGAACGGCCTCTATTACGCCGAGGTCTGGGAGCCTTACACCGTCTCGCTGTTCCTGGAAGAGCTGAGGCCGGGCCACACGGTGGTGGACGTAGGGGCGCACGTGGGCTACTACACCCTCATGGCCGCCAGGGCGGTGGGCCCCAGGGGCACCGTCTACGCCCTGGAGCCGGCCCCGGCCGAAGCGCGGCTGCTGCTCTGGAACGTTGCCCGCAACGGCCATGCCAACGTGCGGGTGGTGCCGAGGGCGGCGGGTGACCGTCGCGGCCGCGTCACCCTCTCCCTGTCGGGCATCTCCAGCATGCACTCCCTGGGCCGGCACGACGAGGCGGGGCCGTGGCGGGGCAGCGTCAGGGTGCCGATGGTGACGGTGGACGGCCTGCTGCGGGGCCGCCCCGTGGACGTGGTGAAGATGGACGTGGAGGGGGCGGAGCCGCTGGTGCTGAAGGGGATGCTGAGGACGGTGAGGGCTAGCCCCGGCCTGGTGATCTTCAGCGAGTTCTCGCCCCACGTCTACGGCGCCCTCTCCCTGGATGCCGAGGAGTTCGTGGCCCAGCTCATGGACCTGGGCTTCCAGGTCTGGCTGGTGGACGAGTGGGAGCGTCGGCTGGTGCCGGTGCCCAGGGGGCGGGCAGTGGAGATCTACTATTCCCTGGTGATGCGGGGCCACCTGGTCTGCCGACGGGCAGGCTAGGCCAGCTCTCGGCCAGGCCCTCCGGCGGCTCCAGGCAGGTCGACGACCAGACCCTGCCCGCCCGCGGCCCGTCCTCCGGCTGTGGCTGGTCTGCCCCCTCAGATGGCGGCGGCGACGACGGTGCGTAGCCCCACGCTCAGCAAGGCCAGGGAGAGAGCCCGAACGATCCACCGTGCCCGCACCCGGTTGGAGAGCCAGGCCCCGGCCTGAGCGCCCCCCACGGCCCCCAGGCAGAGGGCCACGATCCTACCCACGCCGTGGCTGTAGGTCCCGGCTGCCACGTGCGACAGCACTGCCACCAGCGCGTTCACCATCAGGATGAAGTGGGAGGTGGCGGTGGCCGTATGGACAGGGAAGCGCAGCAGCTCCACCATGGCCGGCACATGCATGGTGCCTCCGCCGATGCCCAGCATGGTGGCCACGTATCCCACCCCCACGCTCAGGACCATGCCCGCGGGCAGCTGGTAGGGCGGCCGCGGCGAAGAGGTCGCGGGCGCGGCCCTTTCGGAGCCGTAGGGGCGGCCCTGGGCGCGCACCAGCAGCACCAGGGACACCAGCATCAGCGCCGTCCCGAAGGCGACCTCGAAGGCGCGGCGGGGCACATGCCCTACCGTCAGGGATCCCAGGACAGCGCCGGGCACCGTTGCCGCCGAGAAGAGCAGGGCGGCCCGGTAGTCCACACGTCGCATGCGGGCATAGGCGAGGGTGCCCGAGAAGCCGTTGGCCAGCACTACCGCCAGGGAAGTGGCGGTGATGTAGTCGGCGCCCTCGCCCGGGTAGATGAGCAGGAGGGCGGGCACCAGCACGAAGCCGCCCCCAGCGCCGATGAAGGTGCCGATGGCCCCCACCACGGCGCCCAACAGGGCTAGGGAAAGCCACTCCAACATAGGCCCGGTGCGGCCGGCAGAGAGGCGGGGAGCTGGCCAGCGACGACAGCTGGACCGCCTCGGTGCTGGGAGGAGGCAGGCCGCATATCGCAAACTACGCCCCTGCAGCCCTTGGGGCAAGAGCGAGGGAACCAGTTGGCCTCCGGCCACGTCTGTAGGACAGAGGGACGTTGACCGGGAGGTGCTGCCCATGCTGAGGACCCTGTCGCTGTCGCTCCTGGCTCCAGCCGTGTTGCTGGCTGCCTGCGCCGGGGCCGCCGAGGAGGTTGCCACCCCGCCCCAGCCGCCCGCAGCCGTGAAGCCCGTAGGCCCGGCCGAGGACGTCGCCGTGCCGCCTTCGGCCCCGCCGTCATCGCCAGCCGAGCGCACCGCTCCCCCCACCGGCGACGAGGGGGATAGTCTCCCCCTGAATGCCATCGGTGTCGACCGCAAGATCGTCTACAACGCCCGCCTGGAGATGGAGGTCCAGGACGTGGACAAGGCCGTGGAGGAGGTGCAGCGAGTCGCCACCTCCCTCGGCGGGTACCTGGTGAGCGCCAGCGTGCGCGACGAGGGGCAGGGCGAGAAGCAGCGCCGTGTGGCCGAGGTCACAGTGCGGGTGGCTAGCGATGTCTACACCGATGCCCTGGCCCGGCTGCGACAACTGGCCTCCCGCGTCCGCAGCGAGACCGCTCAGAGCAACGACGTGACGGAGGAATATGCCGACCTGGAGGCCCGCCTGCGCAACCTGAGGGCCACCGAGGCGCGCTACCTGGAGCTGCTGTCCCAGGCCCGCAATCTGGGCGAGGTCCTCCAGGTGCAGGACCGCCTCAACGCTGTGCGCCTGGAGATGGAGCGGGTGCAGGGGCGCCTGAACCTGCTGCAGCGGCTCACCGACATGGCCACCATCACCGTGCGCCTGGAGCCGCCCGCGGCCGTGGAGGGTGACGCCCTCTGGCGTCCGTCGGACGTCGCTGCCGATGCCTGGGAGGCCCTGCAGGCCGTGCTGCGGGCGCTGGCCACAGCCGCCATCTACTTCGCCATCTTCGGCGGGTGGCTCGCCGTGCTGCTGGCCCTGGGGGTGCTGGCCTGGCGCCGCTGGCTGCCGGCCAGGAGGGAGGCCTGATGCGGCCGGTCGCTGGCGGGGGCGTTCGTGCCGTCTTCCCTCCTCGTGTTAGAATGCGGGCACTGTGCAGGACGAGGATGCCCTTCTATCGCGCGCCCGTAGCGGCGATCTGGACGCCTTCAATGCCCTGGTGGAGCGCTATCAGGCGCTGGTGTATAACGTGTGCCTGAGGATGCTGGGCGAGAGGGCCGCCGCCGAGGATGCTGCCCAGAACGCCTTCATCGCCGCCTACCGTGCCCTCGGGCGTTTCCGCGGCGGCAGCTTCCGGGCCTGGCTCCTGCGCATCGCTGGCAACGCCTGCTACGACGAGCTGAGGCGGCGGCGTCGCCGTCCGCTCCCCCTGGAGGCAGCGGCGGCTGTCGCCGCACCCTCCCATGGCTCGCCGCTGCAGAGCTATCTTCAGGGGGAGTTGGCCGCGGAGATACAGCGGGGGCTGCTACGCCTTCCTCCCGACCAGCGACTGGCCCTGGTGCTGCGGGACGTGGAGGGTCTAAGCTACGAGGAGATAGCGCGCGCTTCGGGCAGCAGCCTGGGCACAGTGAAGTCGCGCATCGCTCGCGGCCGAGCCCGCCTGCGGGAGCACCTGATGGCTGCAGGCTTCTCGCCCTCGGGGGCCTCGGAGGAGGGATAGGAACGTGGCCTTCGCCCCCCTCTCGCATCTGCTGCTCAGGCGCCACCTGTCGGCCTACCTGGACGGCGAGGTGCCCCCCGGCCTGCGTCGGCGCCTGGAGGGCCATCTGTCCCGCTGCTCCGCCTGTCGGCGGGAGCTGGCAGACCTGGAGGATGTGGCCAGGGCGGTGGCCTCTCTACCCCGGCAGCCACCGCCGCGCTCGTTCGCCCTGACCCCGGCCACAGCCTCCAGGCCGTCCCGGGGCCCGACGCTGGGCCTGAGACTGCTGCCTGCGGCGGCCGCCCTCTGTGCCTCGCTGTTGGCTGCCCTGGTGGCCTACGATGTCGTGGGGCCCTCGGTGCCGGAGGGAGGCCCCAACGCTCCCGCCTCGGCCCCCCGTGAGGCGCTTAAGGGGGCGCCCGAGGCCCCATCGCCGTTGTGGCCATCGGGGCCGGGCGTCGCGGAGGCGCCGGCCTCGCCCCCGCCCGAGGCGATGCCTCAGAGGCCTCCGTCGGCTGAGAGGGAGGCCCGCGGTGGGGGACTGTCGCCGCTGCGGGTGGCCCAGCTGGCGGCGGGGGCGGCCATGGCGGCGGCCGTGGGCGGCTGGGCCATCCTCGCCCTTGCCAGACGACGCACTTAGGAGGCGGCATGTCCCTGCTGGACATCTTCCCCCAGCGGCTGCCCATCATCGGCATGGTGCACTTGCCGCCGCTGCCCGGCTCCCCGCGCTGGGGAGGCGACATGACGGCGGTGCTACGCAGGGCGCTGGACGATGCCATGGCCCTGGCCCAGGAGGGGGCCGATGGCCTGCTGGTGGAGAACTACGGCGACCTGCCTTTCCTGAAGGGCCCTGTGGGCCAGGAGACGGTGGCCGCCATGGCCGTGGTCGTGCGAGCGGTGGTGGAGGCGACCGGCCTGCCGGTGGGGGTCAACGTCCTGCGCAACGACCCGTGCGCTGCCCTGGCCGTAGCCTGCGCCGCCGGAGCGCGGTTCGTGCGCACCAACGTCCACATCGGCGCCGCAGTGACGGACCAGGGGCTGCTGGAGGGCCGGGCCGCCGAGGCCCTGCGCTACCGCCGCTGGCTGGGTTGCGAACCGGTGCTGCTGCTGGCCGACGTTAACGTCAAGCACGGCGCCCCTCTCGGCGGCCGGAGTCTGGAGGAGACGGCACGGGACGCGGCCTATCGCGGCCTGGCCGACGGCCTCATCGTCTCCGGGCCGGCCACCGGCCTGCCGCCGACGCCCGAGGAGCTGATGCGGGTGCGACGGGCAGTCCCCGACCGCCCCCTGCTGGTGGGCAGCGGCCTCGACCCCTCCAACGCCAGGGACCTGCTGTCCCTGGCCGATGGCGCCATCGTCGGCACCTCGTTGAAGCAGGGAGGCAGGACCGAGGCGTCGGTGGAGCGGGAGCGGGTGCGGCTGCT
Above is a genomic segment from Dehalococcoidia bacterium containing:
- a CDS encoding DUF4349 domain-containing protein; translation: MLRTLSLSLLAPAVLLAACAGAAEEVATPPQPPAAVKPVGPAEDVAVPPSAPPSSPAERTAPPTGDEGDSLPLNAIGVDRKIVYNARLEMEVQDVDKAVEEVQRVATSLGGYLVSASVRDEGQGEKQRRVAEVTVRVASDVYTDALARLRQLASRVRSETAQSNDVTEEYADLEARLRNLRATEARYLELLSQARNLGEVLQVQDRLNAVRLEMERVQGRLNLLQRLTDMATITVRLEPPAAVEGDALWRPSDVAADAWEALQAVLRALATAAIYFAIFGGWLAVLLALGVLAWRRWLPARREA
- a CDS encoding BtpA/SgcQ family protein, with amino-acid sequence MSLLDIFPQRLPIIGMVHLPPLPGSPRWGGDMTAVLRRALDDAMALAQEGADGLLVENYGDLPFLKGPVGQETVAAMAVVVRAVVEATGLPVGVNVLRNDPCAALAVACAAGARFVRTNVHIGAAVTDQGLLEGRAAEALRYRRWLGCEPVLLLADVNVKHGAPLGGRSLEETARDAAYRGLADGLIVSGPATGLPPTPEELMRVRRAVPDRPLLVGSGLDPSNARDLLSLADGAIVGTSLKQGGRTEASVERERVRLLMEAVRQVRAALG
- a CDS encoding FkbM family methyltransferase, with the translated sequence MRRQALLAHWQRSLLDSLRRWRAVHRLGFPPERLAQVRTRDGQSLLVPGECVENGLYYAEVWEPYTVSLFLEELRPGHTVVDVGAHVGYYTLMAARAVGPRGTVYALEPAPAEARLLLWNVARNGHANVRVVPRAAGDRRGRVTLSLSGISSMHSLGRHDEAGPWRGSVRVPMVTVDGLLRGRPVDVVKMDVEGAEPLVLKGMLRTVRASPGLVIFSEFSPHVYGALSLDAEEFVAQLMDLGFQVWLVDEWERRLVPVPRGRAVEIYYSLVMRGHLVCRRAG
- a CDS encoding ammonium transporter — translated: MPQIDTGDTAWLLVSAALVLLMTPGLAFFYGGLVRSKNVLSTIMHSFIIMGVASLVWVLWGYSLAFGPDKGGFIGDLSWFGMRLVGAEPNADYAATVPHQAYMLFQMMFAIITPALITGAFAERARFSTFLVFTVLWMTLVYAPVAHWAWGKEGWLGTLGGLGAYDFAGGTVVHINSGIAALAAALLFGRRLGYGKEPMEPHNIPFVVLGAGLLWFGWFGFNAGSALAAGGAASNAFLQTNTAAAAGAVAWMLASWAVIGKPSVVGAASGAVAGLVAITPAAGYIGAWPNTDGYLNIFPAIIIGAVAGVLCFGATRLRSRLGFDDALDVWAVHGMGGTWGAIATGIFATSAITSVAGFQGGVGGVIDGRPEQLLAQLAGVGATWGYSFTVTFLLLKALDVLMGLRVKEEEELVGVDVSQHGERAYVLEEVGVAAATYAVRPSPAPQPAPQPYPAQGESQAASTSP
- a CDS encoding response regulator transcription factor — translated: MIEPGEKAMPSSFQVLIVSYDQGPMQALAEALRPEGFAVVVAPPEAPALEEALAASPDVVVLDLPSLGEGFDLRAFLSAHPARAETAFLALVSPEQLASLDPTLGLDDFALRSATAAEVTARVRQVLWRKARVDARHLLRQGDLVIDLASYRVFVGGRPVHLTYKEYELLRFLASNPGRVFSREELLNKVWGYEFYGGTRTVDVHVRRLRAKLETGHHTYIETVRNVGYRFRPAGE
- a CDS encoding zf-HC2 domain-containing protein; translation: MAFAPLSHLLLRRHLSAYLDGEVPPGLRRRLEGHLSRCSACRRELADLEDVARAVASLPRQPPPRSFALTPATASRPSRGPTLGLRLLPAAAALCASLLAALVAYDVVGPSVPEGGPNAPASAPREALKGAPEAPSPLWPSGPGVAEAPASPPPEAMPQRPPSAEREARGGGLSPLRVAQLAAGAAMAAAVGGWAILALARRRT
- a CDS encoding sulfite exporter TauE/SafE family protein, translated to MLEWLSLALLGAVVGAIGTFIGAGGGFVLVPALLLIYPGEGADYITATSLAVVLANGFSGTLAYARMRRVDYRAALLFSAATVPGAVLGSLTVGHVPRRAFEVAFGTALMLVSLVLLVRAQGRPYGSERAAPATSSPRPPYQLPAGMVLSVGVGYVATMLGIGGGTMHVPAMVELLRFPVHTATATSHFILMVNALVAVLSHVAAGTYSHGVGRIVALCLGAVGGAQAGAWLSNRVRARWIVRALSLALLSVGLRTVVAAAI
- a CDS encoding SDR family oxidoreductase — translated: MRVLVTGGAGYVGSVLVPMLLDHGHQVRVVDWGMFGLEHVDPRAELVVADVLDFRPQWLEGVDAVVHLAGLSNDPMAAFSPTLNYVLNAAGTAVVAQAAREAGIGRFVFSSTCSVYGFRPEGEADETDETRPTFPYAISKLMAERSLLCLEDESFRPIILRFGTIVGWSPRLRFDLVVNTMVKTALSQGRIVVFNPDIWRPLLDVEDAARAYLLALAAPREVRGVFNVAAENYSLPRLAEEVAAALHDLGVSAEVQVEHRPDVRSYRVSTARARDVLGFRPCRTMADTVRTLVSRIREAGIRDFDDPRYYNIEGMKRFLAEGRTPWAAVHALGSAEGGR
- the rfbD gene encoding dTDP-4-dehydrorhamnose reductase, with the translated sequence MGPVAVLGATGQLGSDLCRLLAEKGLPCFPLAHADLDVCQHEEVSRVLKGLRPRVVVNCAAFHHVERCEEEPERAFAVNALAVRNLALVCRDLGALLVHISTDYVFDGEKGSPYVEGDPVSPLNAYGVSKAAGEFFLRALCPEHIIVRTSGLYGHRGSSVKGGNFVETMLRLGAEQGEVWVVTDQALSPTYTRDLARGLWAVVEAGGRGTYHIVNSGHCSWYEFACAIFGLAGMEVRVHPVTSDHFPGRARRPRLSALESVRLGELGLSPLRPWREALAHYLAGREANGR
- a CDS encoding dTDP-4-dehydrorhamnose 3,5-epimerase family protein; translated protein: MDAYGNLLHLKAVEGFAEVRDVARRYDDDRGRRYCDIFGTVTGDINITYCYPGVITAWHAHRRQYDEWFVIKGALKVGLAIPNGDGTYRWTFVVLSEYDGKVLRIPPGVLHGWRNFTNEVAILMYHISEKYDPQDPDELRFTLDEVGADWSTPVK
- a CDS encoding sigma-70 family RNA polymerase sigma factor, with the translated sequence MQDEDALLSRARSGDLDAFNALVERYQALVYNVCLRMLGERAAAEDAAQNAFIAAYRALGRFRGGSFRAWLLRIAGNACYDELRRRRRRPLPLEAAAAVAAPSHGSPLQSYLQGELAAEIQRGLLRLPPDQRLALVLRDVEGLSYEEIARASGSSLGTVKSRIARGRARLREHLMAAGFSPSGASEEG